Within the Desulfotignum phosphitoxidans DSM 13687 genome, the region CGCTTCATCATCTCCCTGGCGGAGGATCTCTCCGGTTTCCAGGGCCTGGCGGATCATCTTGTGGATCCCGTTGAACGCATTGGCCCGGGGGCCGTAAAGAGAGCCGAAACGCAGAATGGTGAATTTCAATCCAAATTCTTTGGCATATTCTTCAATGAGTTTTTCACAGGTCTGTTTGGAAATCCGGTAAAAGCTGCCCAGATCACTGTACACGTAAATACTGCTGGAAAATACCAGGCGTTTGACCTTGTGCTTCAGGCAGGCATTTAAAAAATGGATCGTGCCGCCCACGTTCAGGGTCATGGTCCTGGCCGGATCCTGTGCCGAAGCCCCGATATCCGCTTCTGCTGCCAGGTGATACACATAGTCGCAGCCGTTGACCGCGGCATCCACTTCGTGTGCATCACAGATATCGCCGATGATCATTTTCTGGGAGGGTTTCAGATAAGGGGACCGGGATTTATCAAAAATCACCACCTCATATCCGCTGTCCGTCAGGGAGTCGGCAATATGGCTGCCCAGAAAACCGGACCCGCCGGTTACCAGTACTTTTTTCATATGATTCAGTCCTGTTGTCATGGTCTTTATGTCGTTGATATGCCCAGTCCTGCCAGCAGGTGATCCACGGCCATCTCTTCCATGGCGGCCCGGGCCTCTCTGGCATAGGACCCGATGTGCGGGGTCAGCAGCACGTTTTCCAGATCCTTTAACGGCCCGTCATAAGGTTCTTTTTCAAACACATCCAGACAGGCGAACCCGATCGCCCCGGAGGAAAGCCCCTGGAACAGGGCTTGTTCATCCACCATGCCGCCCCGGGCCGTGTTGACCAGGATCACTCCGGACCGGCAGGCGGCCAGATCATCGGCATCCAGCAGGACCCGGCTGCCGGCCGCATGAACACTGATGATGTCCGACACTGCCACCAGTTCTTTTTTGGACAAAGGGGAAGCCCAGTCACAAGGGGCCGTGACCGGGTCTGTGTAAACGATTTTTGCACCCAGGGCATGGCACAGGGTCCCCACCTGCCGGCCGATGCTGCCGAAACCCAGGATTCCCACCGTTTTTCCCTTTAACAGCCCGCCCATATGCTTCTGCCAGATGCCGGCTTTGAGATCTGCGTTGTGCCGGGACAGGTGCCGCAGGGCAGACAGGATCATGCCCAGGGCCAGTTCCGCCACGGCATCATCCAGCACCCCCTGGGTGCGGAACACCTTTATCCCTTTTTGTTCCGCCGCATCCCGGGCCACGTTGTCCCAGCCGGCCCCCACCCGGGAGATCACCTTCACTGTCTGGGGAAACCCTGCCAGGCTCTGGGAAGGTATCGGTTCTGTGCCTGCCAGAATCCCCACGGGATCATGCTGCGCCACCAGGTCTTCCAGTTCCCGGGCCGTGAGTTTTCGTTTCAACGGGTTGAGCACCGGGTTCAGTCCATGGGCGCGGATCCGGTCCAGCACGCCCGGGGAGGCGGACCCGAAGCTGGTGGTGGTGCACAATACATTTTTCATGATATCATTCCTGTTTATCTTTGATTTTGGCAATCACGGTGCACGGGGACCCGTCCCCCTGTGCCACCCGCAGCGGGCTGACAATGACCTGTTCGATGCCTTTTGTTTCAGACAATTGTGACAGATCCATGTCCTCGATGATCAGAATCGGGGCTTCATGGTCCAGAAATGCTCTGTGGGCCTGTCTTCCCAAATCCCTGGCCGCAAAGCTGGACAATGAAATCATATCCAGTCCGATCATCTTCAAGCAAGGGCATGTTTTTCTTAAATAATCCGCCAGCTCCGGATCAATGCCTGGATTTTCCAGCATATAGACGTTTTCTCCCCGGTGGGCGCCAAAACCGGTTTCCAGCAGCAAAAGGTCGGTGGAAGGCGGCAGAACATGGGATTTCAAATCCAAAGGAGTGATGATCTGGCCCGGGATGACGGTGGCCAGACGAATATGGCACACCTGATTGCAGATCCAGAAATCTGCGGGAAACCGGTCCAACCCGGCCCCGTTCCGGCAGAAATGCAAGGGCATATCGATGTGGGTACCCACATGGTTGGGCAGATGCCAGACCTGGGTGTTGCAGGTATGGCCCCGGGTCATGTCATTGATCTGCTCCACATCCAGGGACCGGCCATCGCCATAGGCCGGGGTGGTTTCATTCAAAACATATGACAGATATCTGTATCCCATGGGTTTCCATACCATTAAAAGCAGTTGATTGCCAATGCTAATTAGGGGCTGATCGGTTGGCCCTTTCTGAAGGAATCAGGTCCAGCCATTTATTTTTCTGGACAGACACTGAAAAATCCAGGGACCGCTGATATCCGGCCGATTCATACCGGACCCGCAGCCGGGGATCTTCCAGCAGGGCCGATATTGCCTCTGCCAGATACTGTTCACTGGGATCCAAAGGACTCCCGGATACGGGATAAAGATGAATCAGAGGCGGGGTCAGCACGCCGAAAGGGGCCCATTCGATCTGATCGGTCTTCCGGGTGAAACCGGTGTCCGGGCTCAGGATCTCCCTGGGACCGGCCGTGCAGTCCACGGACACCACCGCGGTTTTCAATGCCATGGCTTCCAGCAGGACATTGGGAAATCCTTCGGACTGGGACGAGAGCACAAACACTTTTGCCCGGGCCAGCCAGGGCGCGATATTACTGACAAATCCGGGGAAAAGAACCCGGTCCTTCAGCCCCAGGGCTTCTGCCAGATCTTGCAGTTCCTGTTTCAAAGGCCCATCCCCTAACACAATCAAATGGATATCCGGATCAGATTGTGCCACCTTTTCAAACGCGCGGATCAGGCAGGAAAATCCTTTGACCGGTTTAAGCCGGCCGCAGGCCACGATATAATTTTTATCCAGCAGAGCCCGGGTCCGGGCATCTGCCGGCAGCAGGGTTTTCCGCTGGTCCAGACCGGCATGGTCACAAAAATTGTATATCACGGACAATTTTGACTCAGATATGGGAAACAAAGAAACAAATTCTTTCATCGAGGCCTGGCTGTTGAAATTGGCCACAGAAACCCGCCGGACAAGCAAGGTAAAAAAAAGAGAAATCAATAGTTTCTTTACCGGATGCTTGACCGCCAGAACCGATTTCATCGGGTGACGAATGGAAACAATCTGCGTGGGGATTGAGAATACCAGCATGTTGAAAATATTGGCCCGGTCTTCGAAACTGATCAAAACATTCAACCTTTTTTTTTGGATGCAACCCACCAGTTTTGCATATTGAAGCGGCGCTGCCAGAATTTTACTCAGAACCGGCTGAGTTGTGTCCAGACGGCTGAGGCACATCTTTTTTTTTGCCAGTTGCCGGGCCCGGTCCGGATTCGGATGCAGCGGCATTTCCCGGGTGGTATCCATAGTGATCAAATACACCTG harbors:
- a CDS encoding NAD-dependent epimerase/dehydratase family protein, with translation MKKVLVTGGSGFLGSHIADSLTDSGYEVVIFDKSRSPYLKPSQKMIIGDICDAHEVDAAVNGCDYVYHLAAEADIGASAQDPARTMTLNVGGTIHFLNACLKHKVKRLVFSSSIYVYSDLGSFYRISKQTCEKLIEEYAKEFGLKFTILRFGSLYGPRANAFNGIHKMIRQALETGEILRQGDDEAIREYIHVKDAADMCVKILAPAYENTHLIITGHQRMQVKELMTLISEIFNNQLKITYKQGIDKHHYKVTPYTYAPRSARRITPEVFYDMGQGILEVIDDIQHNDPLFNKTQGSDS
- a CDS encoding NAD(P)-dependent oxidoreductase; this encodes MKNVLCTTTSFGSASPGVLDRIRAHGLNPVLNPLKRKLTARELEDLVAQHDPVGILAGTEPIPSQSLAGFPQTVKVISRVGAGWDNVARDAAEQKGIKVFRTQGVLDDAVAELALGMILSALRHLSRHNADLKAGIWQKHMGGLLKGKTVGILGFGSIGRQVGTLCHALGAKIVYTDPVTAPCDWASPLSKKELVAVSDIISVHAAGSRVLLDADDLAACRSGVILVNTARGGMVDEQALFQGLSSGAIGFACLDVFEKEPYDGPLKDLENVLLTPHIGSYAREARAAMEEMAVDHLLAGLGISTT
- a CDS encoding cyclase family protein, translated to MGYRYLSYVLNETTPAYGDGRSLDVEQINDMTRGHTCNTQVWHLPNHVGTHIDMPLHFCRNGAGLDRFPADFWICNQVCHIRLATVIPGQIITPLDLKSHVLPPSTDLLLLETGFGAHRGENVYMLENPGIDPELADYLRKTCPCLKMIGLDMISLSSFAARDLGRQAHRAFLDHEAPILIIEDMDLSQLSETKGIEQVIVSPLRVAQGDGSPCTVIAKIKDKQE
- a CDS encoding glycosyltransferase; this translates as MGSDQRIGILINCLEMGGAQQMALQVFDLMEKKMGQVYLITMDTTREMPLHPNPDRARQLAKKKMCLSRLDTTQPVLSKILAAPLQYAKLVGCIQKKRLNVLISFEDRANIFNMLVFSIPTQIVSIRHPMKSVLAVKHPVKKLLISLFFTLLVRRVSVANFNSQASMKEFVSLFPISESKLSVIYNFCDHAGLDQRKTLLPADARTRALLDKNYIVACGRLKPVKGFSCLIRAFEKVAQSDPDIHLIVLGDGPLKQELQDLAEALGLKDRVLFPGFVSNIAPWLARAKVFVLSSQSEGFPNVLLEAMALKTAVVSVDCTAGPREILSPDTGFTRKTDQIEWAPFGVLTPPLIHLYPVSGSPLDPSEQYLAEAISALLEDPRLRVRYESAGYQRSLDFSVSVQKNKWLDLIPSERANRSAPN